The region GTTAcactttttttgtaaattacttgtaatccgttactccccaactctgcatACAGCACATTTTATGGTGTATGGGACATGTTCTAAGAAATGGAGTCTGAGGATTGAAGTCCTttcatctttattttttataatcatCTAGCTTTCAATATTAGGCCCATCGTATGTTATTGACTAAGATTGAATAGTATGAATAGTATTTTAACTCCATCCAAAACAAGTATGCAATTCCATAGGTAGTTTTTCTGTCATACAATTCTAGAAGACATGCATCCGGTTgtatacaatcaaatatttttttaatactgtAGTCAAGTACATTTGTTCATATTTTCAGTGCTTTCAACAATAGTGGCAACCATAGAACAGAAAGTGACAGAGGAAATGAGACTATGCTGCCTCAAACATCTTCTTCCTGCCATCCATGCCGGCCTTGTCGTCAATGGTTTTTCGCCAGTCACCAactgcctctttttcctttaaGAGTAGAATGGTTGTTATGTCTGGTCAGTAGAGACAACAACtattattaaaattaataaagtTATTTCTGTGAAAGCAGCTAGAAAGTTTAGAAACCAATACTTGTACTTGACTACCAAATAATTTCCTGTAAGTCAGCTACCAAAATATGGCATGTACTTGGCTACTGATTACATGTAATTGGCTATTGATTACATGTACTTGGCTACTGATTACATGTACTTGGCTACTGATTACATGTTCTTCACCTACTGGAACATTATCTGTACATGAATATTTCAACTGCCAGTATTGAGTGAACATTGTTGTTTAACAAAATAGAAATATTGACATGAGTACATCTGCTATAATCAGCGAGGGTACATAATATATTCTGTCAACGCCATTGGAAAGCGTTTTAGGGACAAATTTTCTCCTCACATAGTACAGCTTGTGTTGCCACTCTTTTGGCATGGGCAATTCAAGAATAGGTCGTTTTTAATTATCCTAATGATCTTATCAGATAAACTGGTCTATTTCTGTCATTTGTGAGGTGATACAATTCTACTATTCTACTAATGCCATAACAGCTCTGCTCAACTCTAGGCCACTGTAAATAAACATCATGATACATGCATGCAAAGCTATATTATAAAGGTGACCACACCCACTGGAAAATCTTCTCTGGCCATAAGCTGATATTaatcaacagtgtttttttaaacactacTACGTCTCCACAGTGCCTACCTCCTCCTTGACCTCCTTCTTCACTTGTTTCAGGTTGGCTCTCAGATCCATGGTCACTTTGTGTTTGGTGCCCAGCAGAGCTGACAACATAGCATCAGCAGACATACGTACTTTCTTCAGAGCTGGCTTCTTCATGCCTTGTAACTCAATCACTTTAATCTTCAAATCCTCTATCTGCACAC is a window of Esox lucius isolate fEsoLuc1 chromosome 19, fEsoLuc1.pri, whole genome shotgun sequence DNA encoding:
- the LOC105028882 gene encoding troponin I, fast skeletal muscle isoform X1; translation: MSEKKMSSSRKHHLKSLMLQIAKNLIEAENVEAIEVKKRYMSENCPSLSIHGSLADLQELCKTVHHQIDKVDEERYDLSIKVGKCDKEIEDLKIKVIELQGMKKPALKKVRMSADAMLSALLGTKHKVTMDLRANLKQVKKEVKEEEKEAVGDWRKTIDDKAGMDGRKKMFEAA